A window from Corynebacterium urogenitale encodes these proteins:
- the secE gene encoding preprotein translocase subunit SecE, whose product MSDESTKTPAAGGAGEGSAPRPAGKRQVAGTATTARATSATKAPEVVKTRKNPFAALVDFFRGVFREMSKVIWPTGKEMVTYTIVVLVFLVVMTALVAGVDWGASKLVDLMFQV is encoded by the coding sequence GTGAGCGACGAGAGCACGAAGACCCCAGCAGCCGGCGGCGCCGGTGAAGGCAGCGCTCCTCGCCCAGCTGGCAAGCGCCAAGTAGCTGGAACCGCAACTACCGCTCGCGCCACCAGCGCAACCAAGGCTCCCGAGGTTGTGAAAACCCGCAAGAACCCATTCGCTGCCCTCGTGGACTTCTTCCGCGGTGTGTTTCGCGAGATGTCGAAGGTGATTTGGCCAACCGGCAAGGAAATGGTCACCTACACCATCGTCGTGCTGGTGTTCCTTGTTGTGATGACCGCACTCGTGGCCGGGGTTGACTGGGGAGCAAGCAAGCTTGTTGATCTGATGTTCCAGGTCTAA
- a CDS encoding glycosyltransferase family 4 protein: MRVAIVAESFLPNVNGVVNSVLRVLEYLRRNGHEAVVIAPGARDHQEEIFEYEGFRIMRVPTIEMPGINSLPIGVPLPGVLKELSRFRPDVVHLASPFVLGAAGAFAAKALNVPCVAVFQTDVAGFAKNYKLKALINATWQWTRAFHNQCALTLAPSSLTIGELEAHGIRNVYHWGRGVDTDRFHPCKRSEAVRESWLREGDQLRRAVGKPSSVPLMERRIVGFVGRLAAEKSVARLRALNDREDVQLVVVGDGPDEGLLRQELPTAVFTGGMYGDDLPQAYASLDVFVHTGQFETFCQAIQEAHASGVPAIAPAAGGPVDLIAPGVNGYLLEVDSFERDLPGAVDAILETGLATMRAHALMTVQGKTWDGLCEQLMGYYAQAMGLRVAAQNQRFTPLVRTQNAAATPRRSQDRQLSGRPGQRGGGSPHVA, encoded by the coding sequence ATGCGTGTAGCCATCGTTGCTGAAAGCTTCCTCCCCAACGTCAATGGAGTGGTGAACTCCGTCCTCCGTGTGCTGGAGTACCTCCGCAGAAATGGCCATGAAGCGGTGGTGATCGCCCCGGGAGCACGCGACCACCAGGAGGAAATCTTCGAGTACGAGGGTTTCCGGATCATGCGCGTGCCAACCATCGAGATGCCCGGCATCAACTCCCTCCCCATCGGTGTGCCACTGCCAGGTGTGTTGAAGGAACTCTCCCGCTTCCGTCCGGACGTGGTGCATCTGGCCAGCCCGTTCGTACTCGGTGCTGCAGGAGCTTTCGCGGCTAAGGCGCTGAACGTGCCGTGTGTGGCTGTGTTCCAGACGGATGTGGCCGGCTTTGCTAAGAACTACAAGCTCAAGGCCCTGATCAACGCCACGTGGCAGTGGACCCGTGCGTTCCACAACCAGTGCGCGCTGACGCTGGCGCCGAGCTCCCTGACCATCGGCGAGCTGGAAGCCCACGGTATACGCAACGTCTACCACTGGGGGCGCGGTGTGGATACCGATCGCTTCCATCCCTGCAAGCGCAGTGAAGCCGTACGGGAATCATGGCTACGCGAAGGCGACCAGCTGCGGCGCGCTGTGGGGAAGCCATCGAGCGTGCCCCTGATGGAGCGGCGCATCGTGGGCTTCGTGGGGCGCTTAGCTGCAGAGAAATCAGTCGCCCGCCTGCGTGCCCTCAACGACCGGGAAGACGTGCAGCTGGTTGTGGTGGGCGATGGCCCCGATGAGGGCCTGCTGCGGCAGGAATTGCCCACCGCCGTGTTCACCGGCGGCATGTATGGCGACGACCTGCCACAGGCGTATGCGAGCCTCGATGTGTTTGTTCATACCGGTCAGTTTGAGACCTTCTGCCAAGCGATCCAGGAAGCGCACGCCTCCGGAGTGCCCGCCATCGCCCCTGCGGCGGGAGGCCCGGTGGACCTCATCGCGCCGGGCGTCAATGGCTACCTGTTGGAAGTCGATAGCTTCGAACGCGATCTCCCCGGTGCTGTGGACGCGATCTTAGAAACCGGCTTGGCCACTATGCGAGCACATGCCCTGATGACGGTGCAAGGTAAAACGTGGGATGGATTGTGTGAGCAGCTCATGGGTTACTACGCCCAGGCGATGGGATTGCGCGTGGCAGCGCAGAATCAGCGTTTTACTCCTCTGGTGCGGACCCAGAATGCGGCAGCCACCCCACGGCGGAGCCAGGATCGGCAGCTCAGCGGGCGCCCAGGCCAGCGTGGCGGCGGTAGCCCCCACGTCGCGTAG
- a CDS encoding demethylmenaquinone methyltransferase, whose product MSRASLEKKPQEVASMFDEVGRKYDITNTVLSFGQDRYWRKRTRRRLNLKPGDKVLDLAAGTGVSTEEFAKSGAFCVACDFSQGMLRAGQYRKLPMVCGDGTKLPFADETFDAVTINYGLRNIVDFRAGLREMARVTKPGGTLVVGEFSTPVAPVFSTFYKEYLMRALPRVAKVVSSNPDAYVYLAESIRAWPNQEQLAAEINANGWENAGWQNLTGGIVALHAATKPLN is encoded by the coding sequence GTGTCACGCGCAAGTCTGGAAAAGAAACCCCAAGAAGTCGCCTCCATGTTCGATGAGGTCGGCCGGAAGTACGACATTACCAACACGGTGTTGAGCTTTGGCCAGGACCGTTACTGGCGCAAGCGCACACGCCGCCGCCTGAACCTCAAGCCCGGCGATAAGGTCCTAGATCTCGCTGCAGGTACGGGCGTGTCCACAGAGGAGTTCGCCAAGTCCGGCGCATTCTGCGTGGCCTGTGATTTCTCCCAAGGCATGCTCCGCGCCGGCCAGTACCGGAAGCTACCCATGGTCTGCGGCGATGGCACCAAGCTGCCCTTCGCAGACGAGACTTTCGATGCCGTGACGATCAACTACGGCCTGCGCAATATCGTGGACTTCCGCGCGGGGCTGCGCGAAATGGCGCGCGTGACCAAGCCGGGCGGAACACTGGTCGTCGGCGAGTTTTCCACCCCGGTGGCGCCGGTGTTCTCCACGTTCTACAAGGAGTACCTGATGCGCGCGCTGCCGCGGGTGGCGAAAGTCGTCAGTTCCAACCCGGACGCCTACGTCTATTTGGCAGAGTCCATCCGCGCGTGGCCGAACCAAGAGCAGCTGGCCGCAGAGATCAATGCCAATGGCTGGGAGAACGCCGGCTGGCAGAACCTGACCGGTGGCATTGTCGCGCTGCACGCGGCCACCAAACCGCTCAACTAG
- a CDS encoding polyprenyl synthetase family protein: protein MATTYSAEAQTTPVAPDLGNPELNAALTEGLQRAENMLMHELSQGETFLTDKIRHLAEAGGKRFRVMFALLAARYGSNPTAEDVVRAAVVVELTHLATLYHDDVMDEAERRRGAESANARWNNSVAILAGDYLFAVASKLMATLGTETVAHFAEAFQELVTGQMRETVGAVEGKDAIEHYMTVIQEKTGVLIASAGFLGALHAGAPREQVEALHKFGRHMGQVFQIVDDIIDVWSDPKESGKTPGTDLREGVFTLPVLYAMRQEGEVGERLREILVGPVTDDALLEEALRLIRSSQGREKALKDVEHYRQLAEIELAKLPDNEVTAALRQLMKFSLVRLG from the coding sequence ATGGCAACCACGTACAGTGCCGAGGCGCAGACCACTCCAGTGGCGCCAGACCTGGGAAATCCCGAGCTCAATGCAGCTCTCACCGAGGGCCTGCAGCGTGCAGAAAACATGCTGATGCATGAGCTGTCCCAGGGAGAGACCTTCCTCACTGACAAGATCCGTCACCTGGCGGAAGCCGGAGGCAAGCGCTTCCGCGTGATGTTCGCTCTGCTTGCTGCCCGCTATGGAAGTAACCCGACTGCCGAGGATGTTGTACGAGCCGCCGTCGTTGTGGAGCTGACGCACCTGGCGACGCTCTACCACGATGACGTGATGGATGAGGCCGAGCGGCGCCGTGGTGCTGAATCCGCCAATGCGCGCTGGAATAACTCCGTGGCAATCCTCGCAGGCGATTACCTGTTCGCCGTGGCGTCCAAGCTGATGGCGACGCTGGGGACGGAGACTGTTGCGCACTTTGCGGAAGCCTTCCAGGAGCTGGTGACCGGGCAGATGCGCGAAACCGTGGGGGCTGTCGAGGGGAAGGATGCCATCGAGCACTACATGACCGTGATCCAGGAGAAGACCGGCGTACTCATTGCCTCCGCAGGATTCCTCGGGGCGCTCCACGCCGGCGCGCCGCGGGAGCAGGTTGAGGCGTTGCACAAGTTTGGGCGCCACATGGGGCAGGTCTTCCAGATCGTGGATGACATCATCGACGTGTGGTCTGACCCGAAGGAGTCCGGTAAGACCCCAGGTACCGACCTGCGAGAGGGCGTTTTCACGCTTCCTGTGCTATATGCAATGCGGCAAGAGGGCGAGGTTGGAGAGCGCCTGCGGGAGATTCTCGTTGGTCCTGTCACGGACGATGCGTTGCTGGAAGAGGCTCTCCGCCTGATTCGTTCTTCGCAAGGGCGTGAGAAGGCTCTGAAGGACGTGGAGCATTACCGTCAACTGGCCGAGATTGAGCTGGCGAAGCTGCCTGATAACGAAGTGACGGCGGCGCTGCGTCAGCTGATGAAGTTCTCCTTGGTGCGTCTGGGATAA
- a CDS encoding geranylgeranyl reductase family protein, which produces MNPHISSPSPASLSPTSSNQSGALTADVVVVGAGPAGSAAAYWAAAAGLDVLVVDMAQMHPSGRDKTCGDGLTPRAIGALERMGAGYVLDNRPRIEGLKLHGFGGSVTAPWPEGGAFPARGSAVSRMQLDVALLNHAMKAGARFQGGLKVIDATSQRPGVISELHAVDEHKQPVPLRARQYVLAEGVRSTVARKVGVHWLRDMVHGVAARSYVSTPRGEEPWIHSHLELRDSDSVAQPGYGWIFPLGTDEDGQGRANLGCGALATGKRPAKVNTKKLLRHYAAQVADEWGAGAPQQITSALLPMGGAVTRTAGVNWAVIGDSAALVNPLNGEGIDYGLESGRMLVELLPDALRNKDGLQFSWPNRLREEYGAAFSLARRLALLLTMPGLLSAVGPIGMQGPLANTVMGSAARLMGNLVTPQDRDITARLWRAAGALSIRADAIFAADSRPLFGLTMR; this is translated from the coding sequence ATGAATCCGCACATATCCTCCCCTTCGCCTGCGTCACTTTCCCCCACTTCTTCGAACCAGTCGGGGGCGTTGACCGCTGACGTCGTGGTTGTTGGCGCCGGCCCAGCCGGTTCCGCGGCTGCTTACTGGGCTGCCGCAGCCGGCCTGGATGTGCTCGTCGTTGACATGGCCCAGATGCACCCGTCCGGACGGGATAAGACGTGCGGGGATGGTCTTACGCCGCGAGCTATTGGGGCTTTAGAGCGAATGGGGGCGGGGTACGTGCTGGATAACCGCCCGCGCATCGAGGGTTTGAAGCTGCATGGTTTCGGCGGCTCCGTCACCGCGCCGTGGCCTGAGGGTGGCGCGTTTCCGGCCCGCGGTTCCGCTGTCTCACGCATGCAATTGGATGTCGCGCTCCTCAATCATGCGATGAAGGCCGGTGCGCGTTTCCAGGGCGGGTTGAAGGTCATCGACGCCACCAGCCAGCGCCCTGGGGTCATCTCTGAACTTCATGCAGTAGATGAGCACAAGCAGCCCGTCCCCCTGCGTGCGCGCCAGTACGTTCTGGCAGAGGGCGTGCGCAGCACCGTAGCCCGCAAGGTTGGTGTGCATTGGTTGCGGGACATGGTCCACGGGGTCGCGGCCCGCAGCTATGTGAGCACCCCTCGCGGCGAAGAGCCGTGGATCCACTCCCATCTGGAGCTGCGCGACAGCGATAGCGTGGCGCAGCCGGGATACGGGTGGATCTTCCCACTCGGCACTGATGAGGACGGGCAGGGGCGCGCCAACCTCGGCTGTGGCGCGCTGGCTACCGGCAAACGACCAGCCAAGGTCAATACCAAGAAGCTCCTGCGGCATTATGCGGCACAGGTCGCGGATGAATGGGGCGCGGGCGCCCCCCAGCAGATCACCAGCGCTCTCCTGCCGATGGGAGGAGCTGTCACCCGCACGGCTGGCGTGAACTGGGCCGTCATCGGCGATTCTGCGGCACTGGTCAACCCGCTCAACGGTGAAGGTATTGATTATGGCTTAGAGAGCGGGCGCATGCTCGTGGAGCTACTCCCCGATGCGCTCCGCAACAAGGATGGCCTGCAGTTCTCCTGGCCGAACCGTCTGCGCGAGGAATACGGCGCGGCCTTTAGCCTGGCGCGCCGCCTAGCACTGTTACTGACGATGCCGGGACTGCTCAGCGCCGTTGGGCCGATCGGCATGCAGGGCCCGCTGGCGAATACGGTCATGGGTTCCGCAGCACGACTCATGGGCAACCTTGTCACCCCGCAGGATCGCGACATAACAGCAAGGCTGTGGCGCGCCGCCGGTGCGCTATCGATCAGGGCTGATGCCATCTTCGCGGCGGACTCCCGGCCGCTATTCGGCCTCACAATGCGCTAA
- a CDS encoding DUF3592 domain-containing protein → MTPGGANTVVEGGQLAAQKRRDQIFRRAKQAVLAVVAFFVLVCAGMVVTAAINDAAIARDKATATAEVIDVGTMRTTVLFRDERGNYHQPNEGLKYPTGLERGQKVRVEYQASNPANVKVEGRTWTLAFLPALSSIAVVLVLGALLWALVLRLERRRK, encoded by the coding sequence ATGACACCGGGCGGGGCGAACACAGTGGTGGAGGGCGGGCAGCTGGCCGCGCAAAAACGAAGGGATCAGATCTTCCGTCGTGCCAAACAAGCGGTGCTGGCGGTGGTGGCTTTCTTCGTCCTCGTCTGCGCCGGCATGGTGGTCACTGCTGCCATCAACGACGCCGCCATTGCGCGGGATAAAGCCACCGCCACCGCCGAAGTCATCGACGTGGGCACCATGCGAACGACGGTCCTTTTCCGCGATGAACGGGGTAATTACCACCAGCCCAACGAGGGATTGAAATACCCCACGGGTCTGGAGCGGGGGCAGAAGGTGCGAGTGGAATATCAGGCCTCCAACCCGGCAAATGTGAAGGTCGAAGGGCGAACGTGGACATTGGCCTTCTTGCCGGCGCTATCGAGTATTGCCGTGGTACTGGTCCTGGGCGCGCTGCTCTGGGCGCTGGTGCTCCGGCTGGAAAGGCGAAGGAAGTAA